The segment GATATTTTACACTCCGGATAAAAGCATGCAATAAATCTCCTGGTTATTAAATCGTATACTTTACGATCATTATCTGTTATGCGATCGGGATAAACACCTGTTGGTATGATAGCATGGTGATCTGTGACTTTTGTATTATTAAATACTTTCTTAGACTTTGGCAACTTTTTTGCCAATACAGGTGCTGTCAGCTCTGCGTAATCTCTTAAACCTTTTAGTATAGATGGGCATTTAGGATAAATATCATCACTCAGGAATGTAGTATCTACTCTAGGATAAGTAGTTAATTTACGTTCGTAAAGTCCTTGTATTAGTTTAAGAGTTTCATCAGCAGAGAAACCAAATTTCTTATTACACTCAACCTGTAAAGAGGTTAAATCAAATAATCTAGGTGGGAATTCAGAGCCTTTTTTGGCTTGAACCGAGGTTACTTCAAATAGGTTTCCTTGAATCTTCTGCAATAGAACCTCTGCATCTTCTTTGTTTTCATATTTCCCTTGAACAGAATTAAAGATAGTCTCTTTATAGAGTGTTTTAAGTTCCCAGTATGATTCGGGCTTAAAGTTGTCTATTTCTTCTTGACGATTAACAATAAGCGCCAATGTTGGTGTTTGTACTCTACCCACAGACAATACTTGCTTATTGTTGGCATACTTTAGAGTATATAACCTAGTAGCATTCATACCCAAAAGCCAATCACCTATTGCACGCGCCAAACCTGCTTCGTATAAAGGTTGAAACTCTTTTTCATCCTTTAGATTGTCAAAACCTTCTTTTATTGATTCCTCTGTCAATGAAGATATCCACAATCTTTTTACAGGGCAAGTTGCTCCTGCTTTCTGCATCACCCAACGTTGAATTAATTCTCCTTCTTGACCAGCATCACCACAGTTTACAATCATTTCAGCCCTTTGCATAAGGTGTTCAATGACATTAAACTGTTTCTCTATCGATTTTTGCTCTATGAGTTTGATACCAAATCGAGGTGGGATCATTGGTAAAGTATTTAAGTTCCAATACTTCCAATCTAAAGAGTATTCATGTGGTTCTTTCAACGTACAAAGATGACCAAATGTCCAAGTAACTTGATAACCATTTCCCTCATAATATCCTCCTTTGGGTTCATGAGCTCCTAAAATGTTAGCAATATCACGTGCTACAGATGGTTTCTCGGCAATACAAACAATCATTCTCTATTATATTAGTGGACTACAAAGTTAGTAAAAATCATTGGTGACTGATCAAGCTTAAAAATAAAATATAGATCTAATCTGCTTTATTTAAGCGATCTTTCTCTTTTCCGTTGCATTTATGAATAAGCTAAAATTGCTATAAGAATGCTGTTAAGCAGATAATTAACTCATTGGTGAGTTACAACTTTAAATTAACAAGAAATTAATCTATTTCGCTTTTGGGCATAAAAAAAGGAGCAACGCCTTGCTCCAATCTTGTTAACCTTAAATCTAATACTATGAAAAACACAGTACAAATGTAATGTTTTGAGTGAGTCTGGCAAAATTACAGACTCAAATAGTATGTTATATAACACATATTAATACTTGATTATTATAACAAGCTTATATTTTAAATAAATTAATATATAACTAATAACTTCACTCGGATCACCTTAGATAATAAAAAAAGGAGAAGTTAACTTCTCCTTTTTTAAAATATAATTACAACGAAATCATTCGTCTAATAAAATCTCTAGTAAAGTAGATGCAGCTTTAGCAACAGATGTACCTGGGCCAAAGATTGCAGCAACTCCTGCTTTGTATAAGAAATCATAGTCTTGAGCTGGAATAACACCACCTGCAATAACAATGATATCTTCACGACCTAGTTTCTTTAATTCTTGAATAACAGCAGGAACTAAAGTCTTATGACCAGCAGCAAGTGAAGAAACACCTAGAATGTGTACGTCATTTTCAACAGCATCACGAGCAGCTTCGGCTGGAGTTTGGAATAATGGTCCCATATCCACGTCAAAACCACAATCTGCATAACCTGTTGCAACAACTTTTGCACCTCTATCGTGACCGTCTTGTCCCATCTTAGCAATCATAATACGAGGCTGACGACCTTCTTTCTTAGCAAATTTTTCAGCTAAGTCACACGCTCTGACAAAATCTTTGTCTTTTTTACTTTCTGATGAATACACGCCTGATATAGTTCTAATTTGTGCTTTATAACGTCCTACAATTGTTTCACATGCATCTGATATTTCACCCAAAGTAGCTCTAACTTTAGCAGCCTCAACAGCCAATGCTAACAAGTTGCCCTCTTTAGTTTCAACACATTTAGTAAGAGCTTCAAGAGCTTTCTTAACAGCTGCTTCGTCACGGTTCTTTCTTAGTTCTTCTAAGTGTTTTACCTGACCTTCTCTTACGGCAGTGTTATCTACTTCAAGAATATCAATTGGATCTTCTTTCTCTAGAACGTATTTATTAACACCAATAATGGTTTGTTTTCCTGAGTCAATACGAGCCTGAGCACGAGCAGCAGCTTCTTCAATACGCATTTTTGGAATACCTGTTTCAATAGCTTTTGCCATACCGCCTAGTTTTTCAACTTCTTGGATATGTTCCCATGCCTTATGAGCGATTTCATTAGTTAAATTTTCAACATAGAATGAACCAGCCCATGGATCAACTTGACGACAAACTTCTGTTTCTGTTTGAATATAGATCTGAGTATTACGAGCAATACGTGCAGAGAAGTCTGTAGGTAATGCAATAGCCTCATCCAAAGCATTAGTATGTAATGATTGAGTGTGACCTAGTACAGCAGCCATAGCTTCAATACAAGTACGTCCTACGTTATTGTAAGGGTCTTGCTCTGTAAGTGACCAACCAGAAGTTTGAGAGTGAGTTCTCAAAGTGATTGATTTAGGGTTCTTAGGATTAAATTGACTAATCAATTTAGCCCAAAGCATACGTGCCGCTCTCATCTTAGCAATTTCCATAAAGTGGTTTGTACCAATTGCCCAGAAGAATGATAAACGAGGAGCAAAAGCATCAATATCAATACCTGCTTTCATACCTGCACGAACATATTCTAAACCATCAGCCAATGTATAAGCCAACTCAATATCAGGAGTAGCACCAGCTTCTTGCATGTGGTAACCCGAAATAGAGATAGAGTTAAACTTAGGCATATTTTGAGAAGTATATTCAAAGATGTCTGAGATAATCTTCATTGAGAATTCTGGTGGATAGATATAAGTATTTCTCACCATAAATTCTTTCAAAATATCATTTTGAATAGTACCAGCCATTTCTGATAGCTTAGCACCTTGTTCTAGACCTACATTAATATAGAATGCCATAATTGGTAGTACAGCTCCATTCATAGTCATTGATACTGACATCTTGTTTAGAGGAATACCATCAAATAAGGTTTTCATATTATCTAAAGAACAAATAGAAACCCCTGCTTTACCAACATCACCCACAACACGTTCGTTGTCTGGGTCATAACCTCTATGTGTAGGCAAGTCGAATGCTACAGAAAGTCCTTTCTGACCAGCTGCTAAGTTTCTACGATAGAAAGCATTTGATTCTTCTGCTGTAGAGAAACCTGCATACTGACGAATAGTCCATGGTCTCATTACATACATTGTAGAGTATGGTCCACGCAAGAATGGAGGAAGTCCAGCAGTGTAATTTAAATGTTCTAATTGTTCTAAATCTTCTTTTGTATAAGCTGATTTTACATGAATATGTTCTGGAGTTTCCCAGTCAGCTTTAATTTGATTTTCTTTTTGCCATACCATCCCATCTGCTGGGTGTATAGCAGAATATATATCTAAATTTTTAAAGTTTGGTTTCATATCTGTTTACTTCAAAAGTTTTGCATTAAATTCTTTCAAGGTTTCTAGAACATTTACTTTAACGTGAATAAAGTTCTCGATACCTTTAGCTTTCAAGTCATCCATGCATGCAGGAGCACCAG is part of the Bacteroides coprosuis DSM 18011 genome and harbors:
- a CDS encoding methylmalonyl-CoA mutase, large subunit (COGs: COG1884 Methylmalonyl-CoA mutase N-terminal domain/subunit~InterPro IPR006098:IPR006159:IPR006099:IPR006158~KEGG: bvu:BVU_0310 methylmalonyl-CoA mutase~PFAM: Methylmalonyl-CoA mutase, alpha/beta chain, catalytic; Cobalamin (vitamin B12)-binding~PRIAM: Methylmalonyl-CoA mutase~SPTR: Putative uncharacterized protein;~TIGRFAM: Methylmalonyl-CoA mutase, alpha chain, catalytic; Methylmalonyl-CoA mutase, C-terminal~IMG reference gene:2504108160~PFAM: Methylmalonyl-CoA mutase; B12 binding domain~TIGRFAM: methylmalonyl-CoA mutase N-terminal domain; methylmalonyl-CoA mutase C-terminal domain), coding for MKPNFKNLDIYSAIHPADGMVWQKENQIKADWETPEHIHVKSAYTKEDLEQLEHLNYTAGLPPFLRGPYSTMYVMRPWTIRQYAGFSTAEESNAFYRRNLAAGQKGLSVAFDLPTHRGYDPDNERVVGDVGKAGVSICSLDNMKTLFDGIPLNKMSVSMTMNGAVLPIMAFYINVGLEQGAKLSEMAGTIQNDILKEFMVRNTYIYPPEFSMKIISDIFEYTSQNMPKFNSISISGYHMQEAGATPDIELAYTLADGLEYVRAGMKAGIDIDAFAPRLSFFWAIGTNHFMEIAKMRAARMLWAKLISQFNPKNPKSITLRTHSQTSGWSLTEQDPYNNVGRTCIEAMAAVLGHTQSLHTNALDEAIALPTDFSARIARNTQIYIQTETEVCRQVDPWAGSFYVENLTNEIAHKAWEHIQEVEKLGGMAKAIETGIPKMRIEEAAARAQARIDSGKQTIIGVNKYVLEKEDPIDILEVDNTAVREGQVKHLEELRKNRDEAAVKKALEALTKCVETKEGNLLALAVEAAKVRATLGEISDACETIVGRYKAQIRTISGVYSSESKKDKDFVRACDLAEKFAKKEGRQPRIMIAKMGQDGHDRGAKVVATGYADCGFDVDMGPLFQTPAEAARDAVENDVHILGVSSLAAGHKTLVPAVIQELKKLGREDIIVIAGGVIPAQDYDFLYKAGVAAIFGPGTSVAKAASTLLEILLDE
- a CDS encoding DNA topoisomerase III (COGs: COG0550 Topoisomerase IA~InterProIPR005738:IPR006171:IPR013497:IPR003601:IPR 003602~KEGG: bfr:BF3798 DNA topoisomerase III~PFAM: DNA topoisomerase, type IA, central; Toprim domain~PRIAM: DNA topoisomerase~SMART: DNA topoisomerase, type IA, DNA-binding; DNA topoisomerase, type IA, domain 2; Toprim domain~SPTR: DNA topoisomerase 3;~TIGRFAM: DNA topoisomerase III, bacterial-type~IMG reference gene:2504108159~PFAM: Toprim domain; DNA topoisomerase~TIGRFAM: DNA topoisomerase III, bacteria and conjugative plasmid): MIVCIAEKPSVARDIANILGAHEPKGGYYEGNGYQVTWTFGHLCTLKEPHEYSLDWKYWNLNTLPMIPPRFGIKLIEQKSIEKQFNVIEHLMQRAEMIVNCGDAGQEGELIQRWVMQKAGATCPVKRLWISSLTEESIKEGFDNLKDEKEFQPLYEAGLARAIGDWLLGMNATRLYTLKYANNKQVLSVGRVQTPTLALIVNRQEEIDNFKPESYWELKTLYKETIFNSVQGKYENKEDAEVLLQKIQGNLFEVTSVQAKKGSEFPPRLFDLTSLQVECNKKFGFSADETLKLIQGLYERKLTTYPRVDTTFLSDDIYPKCPSILKGLRDYAELTAPVLAKKLPKSKKVFNNTKVTDHHAIIPTGVYPDRITDNDRKVYDLITRRFIACFYPECKISTTTVEGKVEKVKFKATGKQILDKGWRVVFEKDEDEQKEDKSKMLPPFTKGESGPHEPSLLEKWTTPPKLYTEATLLRAMETAGKFVEQEELSDALKENGIGRPSTRAAIIETLFKRNYIRKERKNLVPTETGKELIRIIHEELLKSAELTGIWEKKLREIEDQSYNASTFIDELKEMVSDIVSTVKNDITDRRHPLKEGDPCPLCGRGVLIKGNKAFGCSQWKEGCEFRQTF